In the genome of candidate division WOR-3 bacterium, the window CGAAGGGAAAGAGGTGGCAGCCGTATTAAAGAGATTTAAGATACCATTAAAAATCTACGAATACCGGGCCCGTTTCTTCTCCACCCTGAAAGGACTCACCGACCCCGAAGAGAAGAGGAGGGCATTTCGGGATGCATTCTATAACACCCTCGGAGAGATCTTAAAGAAGGAGAATGCCAAATTTTTAATCCAGGGGACAATCAAAGCGGATATCGTAGAGACCAAAGGCGGGATTAAGACCCAACATAATGTCTTGGAGCAGATTGGTATCAATCCCGAAACCTATGGGCTAAAAATCTTAGAACCATTAAAAGATTTATATAAGGATGAGGTGCGGAAGGTGGCAAAGGCATTGGGTTTGCCGAAGGCAATTTACCAGAGGATGCCCTTTCCCGGACCAGGCTTGGCAACAAGAATCTTAGGAGAAGTAACCCCGGAACGGGTGGCAATTTTACAGAAAGCAACAAGGATTGTGGAAGGGATGACGAAAAGAATCCCATCCTTCCAGACCTT includes:
- a CDS encoding ATP-binding protein, which gives rise to MVKIKQFIKEKIAEIKREVGKEKVLVATSGGVDSLTCALLGFRAVKENLSCVFIDDGLMRLDEGKEVAAVLKRFKIPLKIYEYRARFFSTLKGLTDPEEKRRAFRDAFYNTLGEILKKENAKFLIQGTIKADIVETKGGIKTQHNVLEQIGINPETYGLKILEPLKDLYKDEVRKVAKALGLPKAIYQRMPFPGPGLATRILGEVTPERVAILQKATRIVEGMTKRIPSFQTFAVLLSDRATGQKEGKRVFGEIIALRSVQSKNALTAKITPLPYPLLAKITKKIVEECPTVVKVLYDITPKPPSTIEWI